In Flavobacterium sp. 83, the genomic window ATGTAAAAACACATAACGAATCTATTTATGATAAAAATAGAAGCACTTCAGCCAAAAGAATCGAGCATGTTGTAGAGCAGTGTACCAGAGTTTGTCACGCGGTGAAGAAAAATTTGGAACGAAATTATTTCCCAATCGTTTTATCAGGAGATCATTCCTCAGCATTAGGAACCATAAGCGGTATAAAAGCAGCTTATCCGGAACAGACTTTAGGAGTTGTTTGGATTGATGCTCATGCTGATTTGCATTCTCCTTACACTTCGCCTTCGGGAAATATTCATGGGATGCCATTATCAGCGGCACTTGCAGATGACAATTTAAGTTGTCAGAATAATAAAGTGCCACTTGAAACGCAACAGCATTGGGAGGATATGAAAAATATAGGTTGTAATGGTGCTAAAGTCCTAGCTGAAAACATTATTTATTTTGGTGTACGCGATACTGAAGAAGCCGAAGATAGGCAGATTGAGAAATTGCATATTCGGAATTATAAGGTTCATGAAGTGCGTTATAGAGGGCTTCAAACCTGTGTGGCTGAAGCGTTGACTAAACTGTCTCATTGTGATATGATTTATGTCTCTTTTGATGTGGATTCGATGGATTGTGACATGATTTCTTACGGGACAGGAACTCCGGTTTCTAAAGGATTTGATCAATATGAAGTAATTCGAATTATTAATCAGATTATCGAAAGTAAAAAAGTAGTTTGCTTTGAAGTTGTGGAAGTAAACCCACTTTTAGACACTAAAGGGAATAAGATGGCAGAAACTGCTTTTGAAGTTTTGGAGGCTGTTACTTCAACACTTGTTTTACCTATTGAATAGCATTGAAATATAGAATACGTATATAAAATCCCAAAATCTATCTTGATTTTGGGATTTATTTTTTACGGATTTTACAGATTTGGTATTGCTTTGTTCGTTTTTTAATAAATAAAACGCTTTAAATCGTGCTATATTCATTTTGCATGTAATTATAGTTAATTGTTGGTTCGATTTCACAAATTTACGTATATTTGCAATAAGTATTTTTACTTAGTTTTATTCGAATTTGTATGATACAAGTAGACCAAGCCTTATCGATTATTGCAGAAAATAGTTGCAAGATGCCTATTAGGAAAATTAAAGTGGCTAAATCACTTGGTTTTATTTTGGCCGAAGCCATTTATTCTCCAATGGATATGCCGCCTTTCCGTCAATCAGCGATGGATGGATATGCGTTTGCATTTAGTGAATTGCAACAGTTTAATGTGGTAAGTACTTCACAAGCCGGTGATTTTTCGAATAAAAAAATAAAAAAAGAAGAGGCAATCCGAATATTCACAGGTGCTTATGTTCCGGATAATTTGGATACGGTTGTGATGCAGGAGCATACTACGGTTGCAAATCAAACGCTTGAAATTGTAAAAATGCCGCAACAGTTTGCTAATGTTAGGAACAAAGGCGAGCAAATAAAAGAAAACGAACTTGTACTTGAAAAAAATACAGTGATTACTCCCGCAGCTGTAGGTTTTTTAGCCTGTTTAGGAATCACTGAAATCACTGTTTATGCGAAACCAAAAGTAGCAATTGTGGTTACTGGAAACGAATTGGTAAAAGTGGGCAAAAAATTACCTGAAGGAAAGATTTATGAAAGTAACTCGATTATGCTGCAAGCTGCTTTGCAGGGAATCGGGATTAAAAAAATAGAAACATTCCGGGTAAAGGATAATTTGAAAGCGACAAAAAGAATTTTGAAAAGTTGTCTTGCTGCTTTTGATGTAGTGCTTGTTTCGGGCGGAATTTCGGTTGGAGATTATGATTTTGTCAAAGAAGCACTTTTGTCCAATGGAGTTGAAGAGTTGTTTTATAAAATTAATCAAAAGCCTGGAAAACCATTATTTTTTGGAAAAAAAGACAAAACGATAGTTTTTGCCTTGCCTGGAAATCCAGCTTCGACATTGACCAGTTTTTATATTTATGTTCATCCGGCACTAAAAATAAATATGGGTTTTGAAGCGGTTCATTTGCCAAAAATCAAACGAAAAATAACCACCCAATTTGAAAATACAACTGGGAAAACATTGTTCTTGAAAGCGTTTTTTGATGATGAAAAAGTGACGGTTTTAGAGAGTCAAAGTTCCGCCATGCTGAATACTTTTGCAACAGCAGATGCTTTAATTTGTTTGCCCTATGATGCCGTAAATATTGAAAAAGATCAGGAAGTACTGGTTATACCACTTAATTAATAGCGTAAAGATGTCAATAGTAAATAATGATTTTTTGATTGTATTCGGCGTATTATTAGCGGTGGTTGCGTTCTTGTATTCTAGTGTGGGACATGGCGGTGCTTCGGGATATTTGGCATTGATGGCGATTTTTGCATTCCCAGTTTCGGTGATGAAACCTTCTGCTTTATTGCTTAATTTGTTTGTTTCCGGAATTTCTTTTTTCTTTTATTATAAAAAAGATTTCTTCAAGCCCAGACTGTTTTATCCTTTTGCGATAACTTCGGTACCGGCTGCTTTTATTGGAGGGATGATTCCATTAGAAAATAGTTTTTATAAGATAATGTTAGGAATTGTATTGATTCTGGCAGCGTTGCGATTGTTTGGTTTTTTTAATTCAAAAGAAAAAGAAAGTACCAAAATAAATATTCCGCTAGCTATGGGAATAGGTTTCGGAATAGGGATGTTATCCGGAATGTTAGGTATTGGCGGAGGCGTTATTTTGAGTCCAATTATTTTATTACTGGGTTGGGCAACGTTAAAAGAAACAGCAGCTATTTCCAGTTTATTTATTCTGGTGAACTCTATTGCAGGACTTTCAGGTTATTTTATGGGTGACAAATCGTTTCCAACAGAAAGTTTTTATTTAGTTCCAATAGCAGTTTTCGGAGGGATATTAGGAGCTTATTACGGGAGCGGATATTTTTCCAATAAAGTGTTGAAATATGTATTGGCAACGGTAATATTATTAGCGAGCGTGAAGTTGATTGTTTAGTCAATATATTAGAAAATATGAAAATATCGATTCTTTGTGGAGGAAAAAGCAGCCGAATGCAATCGGAGAAAGGCTTGGTGTTGTACCAAAATAAACCTTTTATCGAGCACATTATTGAAGCGGTTTTGCCAATTTCGGAAAACATTCAGTTGATTACCAATACAAACGATTATGATTATTTAGCATACAAGAAAATAAAAGATATAATAGTAGATAAAGGACCTTTGGGCGGAATATACACCGCGCTGGTTCATTCGGAAACAGAGATGAATTTGATATTGAGTTGCGACATTCCATTAATTTCTACCGAAATACTCATGGAATTGATTGAAAATCATGGTATCAATTTTGATGTTTCTGTTTTTGAAGATACGAATCGGATTCATCCTTTAATAGGAATATATTCGAAAAGAATACTACCTATTTTAAAAGAGGCAATTGATGGCAATGAATTGAAAATGATGCGCTTCATTTCAACAGTAAACCATCAATTGATTCCGATTCCGAATGCCAAAAGAGATTTTTTTAAAAATATAAATTCTGTTACCGAGTTGAACGAATTGAATACCAATTTATCCCAGTTAAAATGAAAAATTCAAATACACCAAAATTGACAATCGTTGGGGCAGGTCCCGGAGATGTAGAGTTGAT contains:
- a CDS encoding arginase yields the protein MISDNLIIMEKAIKLIKNRSDIGAGTRGSDLGIDAIEIAAINQNSDYFNQFEFEDVKTHNESIYDKNRSTSAKRIEHVVEQCTRVCHAVKKNLERNYFPIVLSGDHSSALGTISGIKAAYPEQTLGVVWIDAHADLHSPYTSPSGNIHGMPLSAALADDNLSCQNNKVPLETQQHWEDMKNIGCNGAKVLAENIIYFGVRDTEEAEDRQIEKLHIRNYKVHEVRYRGLQTCVAEALTKLSHCDMIYVSFDVDSMDCDMISYGTGTPVSKGFDQYEVIRIINQIIESKKVVCFEVVEVNPLLDTKGNKMAETAFEVLEAVTSTLVLPIE
- a CDS encoding sulfite exporter TauE/SafE family protein; the encoded protein is MSIVNNDFLIVFGVLLAVVAFLYSSVGHGGASGYLALMAIFAFPVSVMKPSALLLNLFVSGISFFFYYKKDFFKPRLFYPFAITSVPAAFIGGMIPLENSFYKIMLGIVLILAALRLFGFFNSKEKESTKINIPLAMGIGFGIGMLSGMLGIGGGVILSPIILLLGWATLKETAAISSLFILVNSIAGLSGYFMGDKSFPTESFYLVPIAVFGGILGAYYGSGYFSNKVLKYVLATVILLASVKLIV
- a CDS encoding molybdenum cofactor guanylyltransferase encodes the protein MKISILCGGKSSRMQSEKGLVLYQNKPFIEHIIEAVLPISENIQLITNTNDYDYLAYKKIKDIIVDKGPLGGIYTALVHSETEMNLILSCDIPLISTEILMELIENHGINFDVSVFEDTNRIHPLIGIYSKRILPILKEAIDGNELKMMRFISTVNHQLIPIPNAKRDFFKNINSVTELNELNTNLSQLK
- the glp gene encoding gephyrin-like molybdotransferase Glp, producing the protein MIQVDQALSIIAENSCKMPIRKIKVAKSLGFILAEAIYSPMDMPPFRQSAMDGYAFAFSELQQFNVVSTSQAGDFSNKKIKKEEAIRIFTGAYVPDNLDTVVMQEHTTVANQTLEIVKMPQQFANVRNKGEQIKENELVLEKNTVITPAAVGFLACLGITEITVYAKPKVAIVVTGNELVKVGKKLPEGKIYESNSIMLQAALQGIGIKKIETFRVKDNLKATKRILKSCLAAFDVVLVSGGISVGDYDFVKEALLSNGVEELFYKINQKPGKPLFFGKKDKTIVFALPGNPASTLTSFYIYVHPALKINMGFEAVHLPKIKRKITTQFENTTGKTLFLKAFFDDEKVTVLESQSSAMLNTFATADALICLPYDAVNIEKDQEVLVIPLN